One window of Elaeis guineensis isolate ETL-2024a chromosome 11, EG11, whole genome shotgun sequence genomic DNA carries:
- the LOC105053914 gene encoding polyadenylate-binding protein 2 isoform X1: MDPHEHDVYGDDIPEEEGEMETDEQEMASAATAEDESTSKEENIEEMKKRMKEIEDETGALREMQAKVEKEMGAVQDSSSAAATQAEKEEVDSRSIYVGNVDYACTPEEVQQHFQSCGTVNRVTILTDKFGQPKGYAYVEFVEVDAVQNALLLNESELHGRQLKVCAKRTNIPGMKQYRGRRPNPYTAFRSRRPYMPPPFYSPYGYGKAPRFRRPMRYRPYN, from the exons ATGGACCCCCACGAGCACGACGTCTACGGCGACGACATCCCCGAGGAGGAGGGCGAGATGGAGACCGACGAGCAGGAAATGGCCTCCGCCGCCACCGCCGAGGACGAATCCACCTCCAAAGAGGAG AATatagaggagatgaagaagagGATGAAGGAGATCGAGGACGAGACCGGCGCCCTCCGGGAGATGCAGGCCAAGGTCGAGAAGGAGATGGGCGCCGTCCAAG ATTCTTCTAGTGCTGCTGCAACCCAAGCTGAAAAAGAGGAGGTGGATTCTCGTTCAATCTATGTTGGTAAT GTAGACTATGCTTGCACTCCTGAGGAAGTCCAACAGCATTTCCAATCCTGTGGGACAGTGAACAGGGTTACAATTCTAACAGACAAATTTGGTCAACCCAAGGGATACGCATATGTGGAGTTTGTTGAAGTAGATGCTGTTCAGAATGCTCTGCTGTTAAATGAATCAGAGTTGCATGGTCGTCAATTGAAG GTGTGTGCTAAAAGAACTAACATTCCAGGAATGAAGCAGTACCGGGGACGGAGGCCTAATCCATATACAGCATTTCGATCCCGACGACCTTACATGCCTCCCCCATTTTATTCACCTTATGGATATGG CAAGGCTCCAAGGTTCAGGAGGCCCATGCGCTACAGGCCATACAACTGA
- the LOC105053914 gene encoding polyadenylate-binding protein 2 isoform X2, translating into MGYELVDYACTPEEVQQHFQSCGTVNRVTILTDKFGQPKGYAYVEFVEVDAVQNALLLNESELHGRQLKVCAKRTNIPGMKQYRGRRPNPYTAFRSRRPYMPPPFYSPYGYGKAPRFRRPMRYRPYN; encoded by the exons ATGGGATATGAGCTA GTAGACTATGCTTGCACTCCTGAGGAAGTCCAACAGCATTTCCAATCCTGTGGGACAGTGAACAGGGTTACAATTCTAACAGACAAATTTGGTCAACCCAAGGGATACGCATATGTGGAGTTTGTTGAAGTAGATGCTGTTCAGAATGCTCTGCTGTTAAATGAATCAGAGTTGCATGGTCGTCAATTGAAG GTGTGTGCTAAAAGAACTAACATTCCAGGAATGAAGCAGTACCGGGGACGGAGGCCTAATCCATATACAGCATTTCGATCCCGACGACCTTACATGCCTCCCCCATTTTATTCACCTTATGGATATGG CAAGGCTCCAAGGTTCAGGAGGCCCATGCGCTACAGGCCATACAACTGA
- the LOC105053914 gene encoding polyadenylate-binding protein 2 isoform X3, with amino-acid sequence MVDYACTPEEVQQHFQSCGTVNRVTILTDKFGQPKGYAYVEFVEVDAVQNALLLNESELHGRQLKVCAKRTNIPGMKQYRGRRPNPYTAFRSRRPYMPPPFYSPYGYGKAPRFRRPMRYRPYN; translated from the exons ATG GTAGACTATGCTTGCACTCCTGAGGAAGTCCAACAGCATTTCCAATCCTGTGGGACAGTGAACAGGGTTACAATTCTAACAGACAAATTTGGTCAACCCAAGGGATACGCATATGTGGAGTTTGTTGAAGTAGATGCTGTTCAGAATGCTCTGCTGTTAAATGAATCAGAGTTGCATGGTCGTCAATTGAAG GTGTGTGCTAAAAGAACTAACATTCCAGGAATGAAGCAGTACCGGGGACGGAGGCCTAATCCATATACAGCATTTCGATCCCGACGACCTTACATGCCTCCCCCATTTTATTCACCTTATGGATATGG CAAGGCTCCAAGGTTCAGGAGGCCCATGCGCTACAGGCCATACAACTGA